Proteins from one Panicum virgatum strain AP13 chromosome 7K, P.virgatum_v5, whole genome shotgun sequence genomic window:
- the LOC120640439 gene encoding ER membrane protein complex subunit 8/9 homolog, which yields MGAECRYEVAQAAYVKLALHALKHPSAAVNGLLVGRLVEPSSTPAVVSVVDAVPLSHHPHHLPLLPTLELALTLVEDHFATQGEGLAVVGYYHANPRRDDADLAPVAKRVGDHIFRYFPRSAVLLVDNKKLEEAVMGKSREPVVQLYTRDSSKSWRQAGSDGSSQLALKEPSTNVVLADHVTTKKWEKIVDFDDHLDDISKDWLNPGLLD from the exons ATGGGCGCGGAGTGCCGGTACGAGGTGGCGCAGGCGGCGTACGTCAAGCTCGCGCTGCACGCGCTCAAGCACCCGTCCGCCGCCGTCAACGGCCTCCTCGTCGGCCGCCTCGTGGAGCCCTCCTCCACCCCGGCCGTCGTCTCCGTCGTCGACGCCGTGCCGCTGTCCCACCACCCGCACCACCTGCCGCTGCTCCCCACGCTCGAGCTCGCGCTCACTCTTGTTGAGGACCACTTCGCGACCCAAGGCGAAGGCCTCGCCGTCGTCGGGTACTACCACGCCAACCCGCGCCGCGACGACGCCGATCTCGCCCCCGTAGCCAAGCGCGTCGGCGACCACATCTTCCGGTACTTCCCCCGCTCGGCCGTGCTGCTG GTCGATAACAAGAAACTGGAGGAGGCTGTCATGGGGAAGTCTCGCGAGCCTGTAGTTCAG TTATACACCAGGGATTCATCAAAAAGTTGGCGTCAGGCTGGATCGGATGGGAGCAGTCAGCTGGCTCTAAAAGAACCTTCTACCAATGTTGTCCTAGCTGATCATGTTACAACAAAGAAATGGGAGAAAATTGTTGATTTCGATGACCACCTTGATGATATTAGCAA GGATTGGTTGAACCCAGGTCTCCTTGATTGA